A section of the Ornithinimicrobium sufpigmenti genome encodes:
- a CDS encoding L-lactate dehydrogenase → MNAGTASQPPTVAVIGAGSVGATIAYTALVRGTARRVVLHDINAAKLNAEVLDISHGLSFTPMGSIDGSDDVEICRDARVVVLTAGAKQRPGQSRMELAESTVSLTKKLLPRLLEVAPDATYVMVTNPVDVVTTAALRATGLPSEQLFGSGTVLDSSRLRYGIADKIGVAVQNVHAYVVGEHGDTEFPLWSSAAVGGVPLVEWSRHHGGVLDEDAREAIARDVVNAADQIIQGKGATNYAVALACCQIVESVLRDERRVLPVSTMLTGDYGIEGVCLSVPTVVGSGGALERLQVPMSDAERQLLRQSADSIRRTAERVGA, encoded by the coding sequence ATGAACGCAGGCACCGCGTCGCAACCACCCACTGTCGCCGTCATCGGGGCCGGTTCTGTCGGCGCCACGATCGCCTACACCGCCCTCGTCCGCGGCACGGCCCGTCGCGTGGTGCTGCACGACATCAACGCGGCCAAGCTGAACGCGGAGGTGCTGGACATCAGCCACGGGTTGTCGTTCACCCCCATGGGGTCGATCGACGGCAGCGATGACGTGGAGATCTGCCGCGACGCACGGGTGGTCGTCCTCACCGCCGGCGCGAAGCAGCGACCGGGTCAGAGCCGGATGGAGCTGGCCGAGAGCACGGTATCGCTGACGAAGAAGCTCCTGCCGCGCCTGCTCGAGGTCGCGCCGGACGCCACCTACGTCATGGTCACCAACCCGGTGGACGTGGTGACGACCGCGGCGCTGCGGGCGACGGGGCTGCCGTCCGAGCAGCTCTTCGGGTCCGGCACCGTCCTCGACTCCTCGCGCCTGCGCTACGGCATCGCCGACAAGATCGGCGTCGCGGTCCAGAACGTCCACGCCTACGTCGTCGGCGAGCACGGCGATACCGAGTTCCCGCTCTGGAGCTCGGCCGCCGTCGGCGGTGTGCCTCTGGTCGAGTGGTCGCGCCACCACGGTGGGGTGCTCGACGAGGACGCGCGGGAGGCGATCGCCCGGGACGTGGTGAACGCGGCCGACCAGATCATCCAGGGCAAGGGGGCGACCAACTACGCCGTCGCGCTCGCCTGCTGCCAGATCGTCGAGTCGGTGCTGCGCGACGAACGTCGCGTGCTGCCGGTCTCCACCATGCTCACCGGCGACTACGGAATCGAGGGGGTATGCCTGTCCGTCCCGACCGTGGTCGGCTCTGGCGGCGCGCTGGAGCGGCTGCAGGTCCCGATGTCCGACGCCGAGCGCCAGCTGCTGCGGCAGAGCGCCGACTCCATCCGTCGCACGGCCGAGAGAGTCGGTGCCTGA
- a CDS encoding CBU_0592 family membrane protein translates to MGRRTRPRRCRCRCTCRPGGPGHRCCATSRSTCRAPPACCGLLNFGVFTSGSPLYQTLNFLGATGFTYTAISPFNPGLFITEAVWALVALYGLWKIWSKPKHNTHDGSPTPTPA, encoded by the coding sequence GTGGGACGCCGAACGCGACCGAGAAGGTGCAGGTGCAGGTGCACGTGCCGCCCGGGCGGACCCGGGCACCGTTGCTGCGCTACATCAAGATCAACCTGCCGCGCACCACCCGCCTGCTGCGGGCTGCTGAACTTCGGCGTGTTCACGTCGGGCTCACCGCTCTACCAGACGCTGAACTTCCTCGGGGCGACCGGTTTCACCTACACCGCGATCTCCCCCTTCAACCCGGGCCTGTTCATCACGGAGGCCGTGTGGGCCCTCGTCGCCCTGTACGGGCTGTGGAAGATCTGGTCCAAGCCCAAGCACAACACCCACGACGGGTCCCCTACCCCCACCCCTGCCTAG
- a CDS encoding serine hydrolase domain-containing protein, which translates to MTDVESRLTSPESVGMSAQRLERIAPALQKYVDHGNYPGFTTLVSRRGQLVHAGRIGWQDREADVPLADDTIYRFYSMTKPIVCTALMTLFEEGKFQLVDPVAKWIPAFGATKIAGTGGTLEDQSPLRPMQIRDVMSHTSGLTYDFLEDFPVAEQYRAKKLMHDPTRTLEELIDELATIPLAFAPGTMWHYSLGTDVTARLIEVISGQKLGDFLQERIFGPLGMSDTAFGVPESARGRIAAMYGLPDLFAENMAFSTLAGAFAAGDFGRRDVESTYPSDAADVFQRGGIGLFGTGLDYLRFANMLLTGKAEDGTRILGRKTLELMHTNHLEPALLPYAVGGAPTPGYGFGLGSRVAMDIGQSALAGSPGEFGWSGAAKTYYWVDPVEEIVGVLMTQHMVGFDLPEADFRAVVYQAVED; encoded by the coding sequence ATGACTGACGTCGAATCCCGGCTCACGTCTCCGGAGTCGGTGGGGATGAGCGCACAGCGCCTCGAGCGCATCGCGCCCGCACTGCAGAAGTACGTCGACCACGGCAACTACCCAGGCTTCACGACCCTGGTGTCGCGCCGCGGGCAGCTCGTCCACGCGGGGCGGATCGGCTGGCAGGACCGCGAGGCCGACGTGCCGCTGGCGGACGATACGATCTACCGCTTCTACTCGATGACCAAGCCGATCGTCTGCACCGCGCTGATGACGCTCTTCGAGGAGGGCAAGTTCCAGCTCGTCGACCCCGTCGCCAAGTGGATCCCGGCCTTCGGAGCCACGAAGATCGCCGGGACGGGTGGAACGCTCGAGGACCAGTCGCCGCTGCGTCCGATGCAGATCCGCGACGTGATGAGCCACACGAGCGGGCTCACCTATGACTTCCTCGAGGACTTCCCGGTCGCCGAGCAGTACCGCGCGAAGAAGCTCATGCATGACCCTACGCGCACGCTCGAGGAGCTCATCGACGAGCTCGCGACGATCCCGCTGGCCTTCGCCCCGGGGACGATGTGGCACTACAGCCTGGGCACCGACGTCACCGCTCGCCTGATCGAGGTCATCTCGGGCCAGAAGCTCGGAGACTTCCTCCAGGAGCGCATCTTCGGGCCGCTCGGGATGTCCGACACGGCGTTCGGTGTGCCGGAGTCCGCCCGTGGACGCATCGCCGCCATGTACGGCCTCCCCGACCTGTTCGCCGAGAACATGGCCTTCAGCACCCTCGCGGGCGCCTTCGCCGCGGGAGACTTCGGCCGCCGTGACGTGGAGTCGACCTACCCGAGCGACGCCGCAGACGTCTTCCAGCGCGGCGGCATCGGCCTCTTCGGCACCGGTCTGGACTACCTGCGCTTCGCCAACATGCTGCTGACGGGCAAGGCCGAGGACGGCACCCGCATCCTCGGCCGCAAGACGCTCGAGCTGATGCACACCAACCATCTCGAGCCGGCCCTGCTCCCGTACGCCGTCGGCGGTGCGCCGACGCCAGGTTACGGGTTCGGCCTGGGCTCTCGCGTCGCGATGGACATCGGCCAGAGCGCTCTCGCCGGCTCTCCCGGCGAGTTCGGCTGGTCCGGCGCGGCGAAGACCTATTACTGGGTCGACCCGGTCGAGGAGATCGTCGGCGTGCTCATGACCCAGCACATGGTCGGCTTCGACCTGCCCGAAGCCGACTTCCGGGCGGTCGTGTACCAGGCGGTCGAGGACTGA
- a CDS encoding cell wall-binding repeat-containing protein, which produces MLTEIEEQGRADFWVRFEARPDLSAMHDIADWEARGRAVHDALTRTAETSQAELVAELEAAGVSYTPYSITNAVLVRAGDAATLSAAAAVPGVEGVYPTTDYEPPDHRPAELTDVGPAALEWGITDIEADQVWSGLGVLGEDIVVANLDTGVQFDHPALVAQYRGNNGDGTFSHDHNWFDGTGGMYPDEPGDYDGHGTHTAGTMVGDDGGDNQIGVAPGARWIAAGTDWSDESLFAAGEWFLAPTDLSGNNPNPALRPHIVNNSWGVPLETDPFMEDILLAWEASGIFGVWAAGNEGPGCQTLRTPPLMQMTYATGAYGSDREIAGFSSRGPGEDGETKPNIAAPGDGVRSAVPGNGYDVYSGTSMAAPHVAGAIALMWSASPAMVGDVQGTKNLLDQTAGDAPDLQCGGTEEDNNVYGEGRLDAYDLVLAAPIGDVGTLEGTVSDADSGDPIPAARVSMEGPLSRTVLTDADGEYRARVLAGDYDVTAEKFGWIPESASATVPEEGNEVLDFELEAAPTGTLSGTVTDGSGHGFPLYARVSVSGTSLATYTDPLDGSYQLDLPLDTYAQIVVDVQYPGYQQGFREVQLGGDTEENFAVPVDSVSCTAYGYSVNTDGPTETFDDGQPAGWSVVDHAGTGQVWVFDDPAGRGNETGGEGGFATVDSDWYGPEGHQDTSLVTPVYDLTGVGDPSLVFKHRYEPLGEVAEVDVSHDGGQTWQTLLTFGSEPGGEEIVPLPVVDDMSQVQVRFHYYDAYWAWYWQVDDVFVGERSCDPDVAGGYVVGNVYSSTTGDPVRGAVVTSVDNPEDRAVTVDTPADENQDDGFYWLFSHLTGTTPFEATARRMGTQVQDVDVVADGAVRADFELGAGLLVVDPEEISTQVVLGDSATEELTFTNNGDAAAEVELREVRGDFEMLRADGSRMTSSSPGEGAPVRTTDAEPSFSALSGAAVTDRSAAQRQPAGPAEEPWTDLTSYPFGVIDNRVVNLDGTWYTIGGTDGFEGFADVHRYDEASMEWTPVAPLPEPAWATAAGVVGGQIVVSGGWRLDGGTSGATYVYDSGNDSWDQVADNPSSVSAAGQAVADGLVYSVGGCTTGDCLPISSSVTAYDPGTDQWQALADYPVPVAFPSCGAIDGSVVCTGGLAESGDLSASYAYDAGTDTWSEVAEAPVTWWASSYAVANGMLVVTGGIVDGQPSNESYGYDPATDSWEDLPNPNTPAYRGGAACGFVRVGGDAGGWIPLDTVEYLPGFDDCGESGADVEWLILSETETVLEPGESWTVEVTTDGAVPQPGTFTAEIAVIGGMPGTDPTVPVTMEVTPPNSWGKITGTVHGESCEAELSPLPGAAVTLVPVRPDTPQWYLVTDSDGQYARWIDTRVGTMDITAFREGYYPDSVRRDIPRGTTTEQDFDLLDAACEAPGPVHPDVVRLAGADRYKTAVQVSSHFEPGVDTVFLATGATYPDALTGSAKAGSLESPVLLTKSDRLVTATADELRRLAPERVVVLGGSAAISEEVVTSVRSVTGATVERWAGTDRYRTAAVVSGTYDVADVVYVASGQDFPDAMAGSARAAALDVPVLLVRQDSVPTATVRELERLQPDQIRVLGGAGAVSDAVVTALGAYGDVERVAGEDRFGTAAAVSADHPTSAQAFVANGRAWPDALAAAALAGREDAPLLLVKQESIPGVTWTELDRLDPGQVWVMGGSAVVSEVVVDQLRTLE; this is translated from the coding sequence GTGCTGACCGAGATCGAGGAACAGGGCCGGGCCGACTTCTGGGTCCGCTTCGAGGCCAGGCCGGACCTTTCCGCGATGCACGACATCGCCGACTGGGAGGCACGGGGTCGGGCGGTCCACGATGCGCTGACCCGGACCGCGGAGACCAGCCAGGCCGAGCTGGTCGCCGAGCTGGAAGCCGCCGGGGTGAGCTACACCCCATACTCGATCACCAATGCGGTGCTGGTCCGAGCCGGGGACGCCGCGACGCTCAGCGCCGCAGCGGCGGTGCCCGGGGTGGAGGGCGTCTACCCGACCACCGACTACGAGCCGCCGGACCACCGGCCGGCGGAGCTGACCGACGTCGGCCCGGCCGCCCTGGAGTGGGGCATCACCGACATCGAGGCCGACCAGGTGTGGTCCGGGCTCGGGGTGCTGGGCGAGGACATCGTGGTGGCCAACCTGGACACCGGCGTGCAGTTCGATCACCCCGCCCTGGTCGCGCAGTACCGCGGGAACAACGGCGACGGCACGTTCAGCCACGACCACAACTGGTTCGACGGCACCGGGGGGATGTACCCGGACGAGCCGGGCGACTACGACGGGCACGGCACCCACACGGCCGGCACCATGGTCGGCGACGACGGCGGGGACAACCAGATCGGCGTCGCGCCCGGGGCCCGGTGGATCGCCGCGGGGACGGACTGGAGCGACGAGTCGCTGTTCGCGGCGGGCGAGTGGTTCCTGGCCCCGACCGACCTGTCCGGGAACAACCCGAACCCCGCGCTCAGGCCGCACATCGTCAACAACTCCTGGGGCGTGCCGCTCGAGACCGACCCGTTCATGGAGGACATCCTGCTGGCCTGGGAAGCGTCCGGCATCTTCGGGGTGTGGGCCGCAGGCAACGAGGGCCCCGGCTGCCAGACCCTGCGCACGCCGCCGTTGATGCAGATGACCTACGCCACCGGCGCCTACGGCTCGGACCGGGAGATCGCCGGCTTCTCCAGCCGTGGCCCCGGCGAGGACGGCGAGACCAAGCCCAACATCGCCGCGCCCGGCGACGGTGTGCGGTCAGCGGTGCCGGGCAACGGCTACGACGTGTACAGCGGGACCTCGATGGCAGCCCCCCACGTGGCCGGCGCGATCGCGCTGATGTGGTCCGCCTCGCCGGCGATGGTCGGCGACGTCCAGGGCACCAAGAACCTGCTGGACCAGACCGCGGGCGACGCCCCCGACCTGCAGTGCGGCGGCACCGAGGAGGACAACAACGTCTACGGCGAGGGCCGCCTGGACGCCTACGACCTGGTGCTGGCGGCGCCCATCGGCGACGTGGGGACCCTGGAAGGCACGGTCAGCGACGCCGACAGCGGGGACCCGATCCCTGCAGCGCGGGTCTCGATGGAGGGCCCGCTGAGCCGTACCGTCCTGACCGACGCCGACGGCGAGTACCGGGCCCGGGTGCTGGCGGGCGACTACGACGTCACCGCCGAGAAGTTCGGCTGGATCCCGGAGAGCGCGAGCGCCACCGTTCCCGAGGAAGGGAACGAGGTGCTCGACTTCGAGCTCGAGGCGGCACCCACCGGGACCCTTAGCGGCACGGTCACCGACGGCTCCGGGCACGGCTTCCCGCTCTACGCCCGGGTCAGCGTGAGCGGCACCTCGCTGGCCACCTACACCGACCCGCTGGACGGCAGCTACCAGCTCGACCTGCCGCTGGACACCTACGCCCAGATCGTGGTCGACGTGCAGTACCCCGGCTACCAGCAGGGCTTCCGGGAAGTGCAACTCGGCGGCGACACGGAGGAGAACTTCGCCGTCCCCGTCGACAGCGTCTCCTGCACCGCCTACGGCTACTCGGTGAACACCGACGGGCCGACCGAAACCTTCGACGACGGGCAACCGGCCGGGTGGTCCGTGGTGGACCACGCCGGCACCGGCCAGGTGTGGGTCTTCGACGACCCGGCGGGCCGGGGCAACGAGACCGGCGGCGAGGGCGGCTTCGCCACCGTCGACAGCGACTGGTACGGGCCGGAGGGCCACCAGGACACGTCGCTGGTCACCCCGGTCTACGACCTCACGGGCGTCGGCGACCCGTCGCTGGTGTTCAAGCACCGCTACGAGCCGCTGGGTGAGGTCGCCGAGGTCGACGTCAGCCACGACGGCGGCCAGACCTGGCAGACCCTCCTGACCTTCGGCTCGGAGCCGGGCGGCGAGGAGATCGTTCCGCTGCCCGTCGTCGACGACATGTCGCAGGTCCAGGTCCGCTTCCACTACTACGACGCCTACTGGGCGTGGTACTGGCAGGTGGACGACGTCTTCGTCGGCGAGCGCAGCTGCGATCCCGACGTGGCGGGCGGCTACGTCGTCGGCAACGTCTACTCCAGCACCACCGGCGACCCGGTCCGCGGTGCCGTGGTGACCAGCGTGGACAACCCGGAGGACCGGGCGGTCACGGTGGACACGCCGGCCGACGAGAACCAGGACGACGGCTTCTACTGGCTGTTCAGCCACCTCACCGGCACCACCCCGTTCGAGGCCACCGCCCGCCGGATGGGCACCCAGGTGCAGGACGTCGACGTGGTGGCCGACGGCGCCGTGCGGGCCGACTTCGAGCTCGGCGCCGGCCTGCTGGTCGTCGACCCCGAGGAGATCAGCACCCAGGTGGTGCTGGGCGACTCGGCCACCGAGGAGCTGACCTTCACCAACAACGGTGACGCGGCGGCCGAGGTGGAGCTGCGGGAGGTGCGTGGTGACTTCGAGATGCTCCGCGCCGACGGCAGCCGGATGACGAGCAGCTCGCCGGGCGAGGGTGCGCCGGTGCGCACCACCGACGCCGAGCCGTCCTTCAGCGCCCTGTCCGGGGCGGCCGTGACCGACCGGAGCGCCGCCCAGCGGCAGCCGGCCGGCCCCGCGGAGGAGCCGTGGACCGACCTGACCTCCTACCCCTTCGGGGTGATCGACAACCGGGTCGTCAACCTGGACGGCACCTGGTACACCATCGGCGGCACCGACGGCTTCGAGGGCTTCGCCGACGTCCACCGCTACGACGAGGCCAGCATGGAGTGGACCCCGGTCGCGCCCCTGCCCGAACCCGCCTGGGCCACGGCAGCAGGCGTCGTCGGGGGCCAGATCGTCGTCAGCGGCGGCTGGCGCCTGGACGGCGGCACCAGCGGGGCGACCTACGTCTACGACAGCGGCAACGACAGCTGGGACCAGGTCGCGGACAACCCGTCGAGCGTGTCGGCGGCCGGGCAGGCCGTCGCGGACGGCCTGGTGTACTCGGTCGGCGGCTGCACCACCGGTGACTGCCTCCCGATCAGCTCGTCGGTGACGGCATACGACCCCGGAACCGACCAGTGGCAGGCGCTCGCGGACTACCCGGTCCCGGTCGCGTTCCCCTCGTGCGGGGCCATCGACGGGTCGGTCGTCTGCACCGGTGGCCTCGCCGAGTCGGGTGACCTGTCGGCGAGCTACGCCTACGACGCGGGCACCGACACCTGGTCGGAGGTCGCTGAGGCGCCGGTCACCTGGTGGGCCAGCTCGTATGCCGTCGCCAACGGCATGCTGGTCGTCACCGGTGGCATCGTGGACGGGCAGCCGTCCAACGAGTCCTACGGCTACGACCCCGCCACCGACAGCTGGGAAGACCTGCCGAACCCGAACACCCCGGCCTACCGCGGCGGGGCCGCGTGCGGCTTCGTGCGGGTCGGCGGCGACGCGGGCGGCTGGATCCCGCTGGACACCGTGGAGTACCTGCCCGGCTTCGACGACTGCGGCGAGTCCGGTGCGGACGTCGAGTGGCTGATCCTGTCCGAGACCGAGACGGTGCTGGAGCCGGGTGAGTCCTGGACCGTCGAGGTCACCACGGACGGCGCGGTGCCGCAGCCGGGGACCTTCACGGCGGAGATCGCGGTCATCGGCGGCATGCCAGGGACGGACCCCACCGTGCCGGTGACGATGGAGGTGACCCCGCCCAACTCCTGGGGCAAGATCACGGGCACCGTTCATGGCGAGTCCTGTGAGGCCGAGCTGAGCCCGCTGCCCGGTGCAGCGGTGACGCTGGTCCCGGTGCGTCCGGACACGCCGCAGTGGTACCTGGTCACCGACTCCGACGGGCAGTATGCCCGGTGGATCGACACCCGGGTCGGGACGATGGACATCACCGCCTTCAGGGAGGGCTACTACCCCGACTCGGTGCGCCGGGACATCCCGCGCGGGACCACGACGGAGCAGGACTTCGACCTGCTCGACGCGGCCTGCGAGGCTCCAGGCCCGGTCCACCCGGACGTGGTCCGGCTGGCCGGTGCGGATCGCTACAAGACGGCCGTCCAGGTGTCCTCCCACTTCGAGCCGGGCGTGGACACGGTCTTCCTGGCCACCGGCGCGACCTACCCGGACGCGCTCACCGGCTCGGCCAAGGCCGGCAGCCTGGAGTCCCCGGTTCTGCTCACGAAGTCGGACCGGCTGGTCACGGCTACCGCGGACGAGCTGCGCCGTCTGGCGCCCGAGCGCGTCGTCGTGCTCGGCGGGTCGGCGGCGATCTCGGAGGAGGTGGTGACGTCGGTGCGCTCAGTGACCGGGGCCACGGTGGAGCGCTGGGCCGGCACGGACCGTTACCGCACGGCCGCGGTCGTCTCCGGGACGTACGACGTCGCCGACGTCGTGTACGTCGCGAGCGGGCAGGACTTCCCGGACGCGATGGCCGGTTCGGCGCGGGCCGCCGCGCTGGATGTCCCGGTGCTGCTCGTGCGGCAGGATTCGGTGCCCACCGCCACGGTGCGTGAGCTCGAGCGCCTGCAGCCGGACCAGATCCGGGTGCTGGGCGGAGCCGGAGCCGTCTCCGACGCCGTCGTCACGGCGCTGGGCGCCTACGGCGACGTCGAGCGGGTCGCTGGTGAGGACCGCTTCGGGACGGCGGCGGCGGTCAGCGCCGACCACCCGACCTCGGCGCAGGCCTTCGTGGCCAACGGGCGTGCCTGGCCCGATGCGCTCGCTGCGGCGGCGCTGGCCGGTCGCGAGGACGCACCGCTCCTGCTGGTCAAGCAGGAGAGCATCCCCGGCGTGACCTGGACCGAGCTGGACCGGCTCGACCCCGGCCAGGTGTGGGTGATGGGTGGCTCCGCCGTCGTCAGCGAGGTGGTGGTGGACCAGCTTCGGA